The Rhododendron vialii isolate Sample 1 chromosome 1a, ASM3025357v1 region GATGAAAGTGAATATACCTCCAGAAAACTTTGAACCTCCTTTTTTCCACATTGAACAATAACATCACCATAGAGTATTCCAGCTTGTTCAGCAGGGGACCCCTTTATAACCTAGTTGACAATGTGAAAGATTAGTTAGTGCAGTATGCAATAGGTACGAATGTCTGAACTAAGACAGACAATTACATGCATGCATACATCCATTCACACTTGAATTGTGTACACACTCGGCTCAATCTTCATTATATATTCTAACCAAGATATTCTTCTTATCCAATAATCACACGCTCCAAAACCATGAACACAGAGGCAATAAAGCAAGCAATTAGGCGGGAATTTTaaggaaaagaaacagaaaagaaactAATAAACAGTTGCTACTTTATTTCAAATTACCTAAAAATGGAACTCTATCATAGCCAGCAATTGTAAAACACCCACACACGCTATAGCACAAAAAGTGATAAAGCACCAAATAGTTCATCACTGCATTTTAAGGCGGGCAGAAACTGTATTACGCTGCCGGCAAAACCTGTATTACATAAACCATTCCAAAAGCTCTTGAAACTTCTATCATTGCCACTAAAACCAGTATGGCATGGCACCACCTCTAGCAAGGACCAAACATCCACCAGGGAATGGGAGGATATTTGAAATGGTAACTTGGACTTGGCACAGAATAAGGTAAGGTGACTgcctatgtagcaccgacactccaaaagggtgccgtgtccacgtattggacacggggacacggcggggacacgcccaaatacgtattggacacgccacgtggcgtgtccaataatttttattattttttgatgggGGACACGTGGGGGACACTCCGGGGACACGGCTgagggtcaaaatgtaatatatatttttaattttgaggggttaatatgaaattattcaaaaatatttgggttaaattGTAATTATGCCTTTATTTGGACCATGGTAATCTTATACATTCATATAGGTCAACagtagaagaaaagaaaaaatatatgtatatatgtatttatatatatatttatttatactcgtggcgtgtcccccgccctGTCcatatccccatttttttagaattgccggtcccgtgtccgtatccgtatttgtgtccgtgctacataggtgACTGCAGAACCCCGTACCCTGACATGTGAACCTAAGCCTAATGGTACATTAAGCACAAATTACGCACACATACTTCACAGCCTTTGTGCCAACTTTATAACAAAAACCCAAATATAGAAAGTTTATACCACTTGGCATTCTATTAAAGAAGTCGACTCTTGAAATAAGAGACCTAAATTTTATATGGTCCACAAAACAGACTTTGCAGCTGCTCTGACGCCAACAATCTCAATAATCTAGATGTGCAGTCAAATTACTTGTATTTTTCTTCATCgcaaagaaaattcaaaaaatgaacttgTCCTCAGAGAAGCAGGATCCATCTAAAACAAGACGTAGCAGATAACATACCTCATCCACAAGTACGCCTTTGGAGGTACTGAACTTTGAGATAACTTTTTCCAACTTGCCTATACTTGCCGCATAAAGATTAGTCAATTCCATGCCAAGACAGGGTTGACAGGATTCCCTATGCCATGATACAAACTGTTAGACCCTCCAAGAATGCTTCATAATGCTTTCTGTAAGACAATTTTTAGGCAGCTCCTTCACAGATGATCTAACAAACTTCTAGCccacaattttctttttttgggtggcTACAGGGGAGGGGGGAGGACATAGAAATGGGGACATTTAGCAAGACATAATAAGCAACATACAGATGTGGAAGTTGATTTGGAACATACCGATTTTCTCTAAATCGCCTCAAGCATTTGGAAACTATGTTGACTGGAAGAAAAGGGGTACAGAACTCGTCATAAAAATTGACTCCGATTACTTCTCCATAACGATTTATAAGGGGCCCCCCGAAACCACTCTAGCAAAAAACAGCCCTTAGTTGAAAGATTGCAATGAATACATATCTACTCAAATAAAACAAAGAGCACATAGCATTAACTCATAAATGTGATATGTATACGTCAATTTTTCTAACACGCTTTAGGTATAGATTGCACTCCACCATGTAGACTAGCCTAAGTATGTATTTGGTGCAGCAATTAGAACCAACTAATAAATTATAGCTGTAACGATTATAGATCATGACTTACAAGCTGAAGCAACAAACCTGTTTGTTACAGCCGTTGATTGCTTGTTAATCAGCAGTGTAGTGTTTGTTACAATATGCTAAAAATCTGCTTAATGCTACTAAAAAGTCAATCTTACCCTTGGACTGATGTAAAAGTGTAGATAATGCATTTTTTATGTATAATCTACAAGTTCTGAACAGTTTCTAAAAAGATCATTGTATGCGTACTGGTGCCAAAAAGAATTGCACAAGTACAAGTTAATAGTAGTTTTCCATAGTTTCTATTTTCTAACATTTATAGAGgcaaatgtgtgtgtgtgtgtgtgtgtacatgttATTCCACAAGTACTAATGAACTATAACAAAGATATACACAGAGATATATACATCCAAATAATGAGTAAGACATGCAATTGTTTTGGAGGGCCACGGACATCTGAGTTTTTCTAACTTTAAAAAATCACAACATATAATCTAAGAGCTTGGGTTGGGAAACTTCCCAATAATCTGCAAATTATAGCTTCTAATAATCACATTTTCTCCCAAAGTGACTTTGATAATCTGCAACAAACATGCCACAATTGCTTTCTGGAAGCTATAATTCGATAATCAGGCTCCATAATCTgaccaaacaccccctaaatgTTGACTACGTCAAGCATGCATATCAACAAATAAATTGTTGTTTGGAAATACATCATAACATATGTATCATGACATGAGACTTATTCCTGAACCTTTTCTTACTAGCTCTTGTACATATTTCTTGGTCTTATTACTCTGAATGTTAGAAGGGTTCAAGGGGTTTTCCAaaggataaaaaagaaataaggtgaatgagaataatcaaaatagaaaCTAATCCATTAAGTCTTATTATCATTGACCTCAATCAAAGACTGAACACCAATATGGATACAAGAGAAGAGAAACATAGAGAAGAATTATTACTTTTGAAATAATGCAAGACGACTTGAAAAGCTCTCCACAACCAAACTCCCAAGATTCAGGACTACACAGAGAGAAGAGAGCAAGTGTAAGTAATCATCAAGGCAGTTACAAGCACAATGATTAACAGAAAATCATACAACATTTAGGTATGCAAACTCTTATATTTCAAGACCTGTTTGTGCAAACTGTAAGAAACGTCTTAAATACTTGCAGTTGAGAAAGAAAATTGCAATATGCATAGTATATTTACTCCTTGTACCTGAATTTTCCTGGAGTGACCATGAGCTCATGGGTCTTATCACAGGAGCGGCCAATGGCAACCACTATGTCTCCGGGACCAAGTTTGAAGTAGTTTGATTTACAATCACTTGGATATAAAGAGATAGAATCATCCAAAAGTCTAAGACAGGCGGTAGGCAATGCTACATCAGATGTAATGGAGATAGTCGCAAtgttaaaataaaaatcatgaGCGGACACATGACCCTCAAATGACTTACCATCCGCTAGATACACATTAACCTATAATAATAGAGAGACAATTCTTTTAGCTCAGTGAAAAAGACTAAACAATATCGTATGAAAACCATTACTTTTATAACAAGAATAACCACCTTCATGTCATCTTGTACAGTATTTGATTCAGGAGATGACCTAAGGAGTGTAGTAGAAGTCAAAATCGTACTGGTATACATTCCATTGACGTCCTCACAATCTATGATAGTCCCAGAACCAGGCAACATCATCTTCCCACCTAGACATCATAATAAATATGGGTATTTAACTATATGTTGCCTGCGCGCGCGTATAAGCATGCAGAGACACATAAGAATGGAAACTTGTATTGTAATAATAGTATCTAGTAATGTGAACAAAATAAGCAGAGTGTGAATAACAGTGCACtccatatatatacacgaaGAAGGCTACGCATGGCACAAGTACGAAGAAAAACATACAAAATGCTATAACATGGTATATGATGAGATACAGTTTTTCAGGCAAGAAACTAAAATAAATTGATGGAGTGATGTGTTATTTTCAATTCACTTGAGGGGTGTTTGAGTAGTTTATGATTAAAACTTTAAGAGTCTATAATAAGAGTTATCAGTACCATTTTAAGTGTCTATAAATAAGAGTTATCAGTATCATTGTGTAGAGCATCAATTCTTTGTGAAGGCCCATGGCCGTGTTTTCTCTTACTTCTTCCCCTTTCCTCTGTTCTTCTCCTCTGTTCTTTTGCTTTCCTAAGGATCTAGGGTTTTCTCGTCTTCTTTCTTGTCGTGTGATCAAGGCCCCTTAGTGAAAACTAAGGTTTCTCCCCTTTCCTTTCTATCTCTCAACCTGCTATCTAATGCATCCAAAATATATACATAGTTTCTGCAATTTCTCATGTTACgtcaacttggtatcaaagccaaaGCCCCACACGCTCAAATCCAAGCATTAGATCTAGAAGAAAAAGACGAGACACAAATTTCACATCAGATTCCGCTACGAAGAGGAAGCCAAATCATGGTGGTCTAATGATGTGATAGTACGGAGAGACACGCACTAAAACTCAgacgagtttttttttccaacaagaGGGAATAGATGAGATGCAATTTTACTCGAAAAGAGGAAATAATTCAATGGCACGAGGCATTATTTTTACTTCAGAGTTGTTTGAGTGATTACGTAGTTTCGGATTTTAAACCAAATATACAAGAGTTATCAGTGTCACAATTGTGAGTAGGACGAAAAAGATGTAGAGCATCAGTAATTTGTGGATGCCTATCCccatcttttctcttccttcttctACCCCTGCCTCTGTTCTTACACTTTCCTAGGGATCTAggattttctcttcttttatctGGGTTCCTCCCCTTTGTTTTTTCTCCTCTCACAATCTTATATCATCTATTAATGCAACAAGAACACATCAGTCTATTTACTTTCTTTCCTATGATTTCTCAGGTTACATCAGCAGCATATCACGTACCTTTATAGGATACAACACTGACAACAGAAGGAGAAGCTTTCAATGCAGCTCGTTTGGTATCAATATCTATATCGGAAGCTTTCAATGCACCTGTTCATAATACATCATTATAAAATCAACAAGAGCGGATACATCCATACTAGTACAGTATTACTTATGCAAGGACCAATTTTGATGTGGATCAGTTATCGAGGATGGTTCACATTTTCTATTTGCCCAAAATCAAATATCCTTTACAAATGTGATATCGACCAGATTAAACTCTCTAATCTCTATTAACTGCGAGGAGAAAACATGAATAACTAAAATCTACCAGattaaactctctctctctcttctgtggATTATTAAGGGAGATCATTGAAGCAAAGATcaacatccaaaaaaaaaaatcagaatcgCTCGAGATTTACTATCCGGGAACAACTTTTAACCTACCCCGAGATTTACGTTTCCACGGGCTAACGCTATCAATCTCCATTTATTCGCTGAGATAAATGAGAATCGCCTTCTCTTTGTTGAGATTACGTTGCAACAGAATTCTACAACTACACttttgaaaccctaattttcaaTAGCTTTTGAATTGAGAGAAACAAAAGAGGGgctaattttttgaaacccTAACTTTGGATAAGGTTTACGCTCTGTTTGGAACccgaaaaagaaaaggaaggaaaggaaaatattagtaaaagagaagaaaaaattgagaggaaaaatttattattcgctgtaattgaaatttttattttttcactatttttcttCCAAGGGTAAATTTTTTAATGTCCAATGAATGACCCACCCATACTCCATCCTCCAACTGGGAAGATTATTCTTTGGTAGAGAAATACGATATAGAAATCAATTTTGTCCaccacttatatatatatatatatatatatatatatagtcattttcaaatgagaaggtccttattttagttaaaataaggacctcgcaatttctcccattttccgttcgaatttcaatgatacgagccgctcaatgtgttcagaacgtgattttaagaatacccgcgagaaattagcaaaaaaaatgaccgggaagggcttcatccgagcaatttttatttgaatcgttcgataaaatataaacaaaaactgctcggatgaagcctttccggtcatttttttttgctgatttctcccgggtacccttaaaatcacattttgaacacattgagtggcttggatcatcgaaattctatcgggaaagggaggtccttattttattaagttaaggtggtccttaggagaatgagactatatatatatatatgaaaaaatggGAAATTTGGATTGAGCggctacacacatcggatgccgttgatttctaGGTAGgctcactcattttttttatagaatttttggatggctcggatcgacAATCCGATGGCCGGAGTGGGTCCCGCAATGCCGTCTGTGGCTCCCATCGGTGCATTAGCGGTCTTATTTGGACTCCATGGCCTTTTAGATGTTGGGCTTTAGCCCTCGAAGATTTTCCTCGGTTGGCATCTTACATTGCCCAATAAAGGGTTTGAATCTCGGATGGACACTTATTGTCTTTCCCCCAGCTCTCAatctttgttttcatttcaaaaattaataaaaaaaaatttgcgctaaaaaaaaaaaaacatcaactACAGGAGAGTCTGCAGCTACAACAACTAAACCCAACTacaaacaaaccaaactacaattttcaaatatcgattccatgtaaaaaaaaaggtatgacAACTCATTACCCTATCCATGCGTATCAAACGTCCTTGAACAAATGCATATATCATCTCATTGCATTCATAAAGGTTCTGTTTGGTAACACTGTCACTTTTCTGTTTCATGTTTTCTATTTGCTGAAATCAATTTCtacttttttctcaaaaaaaaataaaaacggaaaacaTGTTTTTGTCAAtgtgttataaaaaaaaatgaaagcgGAAAACCTGTTGTCAAAAGTTGTCAACTAACTCCTCCATAAACCCAACCATCCATTATCCACAGTAAGAGGCAAAGCAGACCCAAATTTCTGATTTCTCTTAGCTAGCACTTTACGCAGCATGCTATTCTCCTTTTGAAGGTATTGAAGATTAGGAGCAACATCCTTAGGTACCAAAACTTGTTCTCCAATCAGATTGCAATTGGAACTAGTCCCCCCAAAATTCCCAGATATTTAGAGTCACTCGACAGGGCAGGGAAATTGCCCTCAAAATTCATCGTAGACCAAAAACTAAcaacaaatcaaagaaaagggGAGCAGACAACAGAAACACAGAGAATCATGAGGAGAAACACAAGAATTCGAcggaaataaaagaagaaatcgAAGGACCGAAGCAAACCTCAGATCACCACCATTTCGACGCGTACGTCATAGACCTAgctcgatcgagagagagagagagagagagagagagagagagagatatattatgaaaataatgaAAGTGATTATTAGAATTGAGAAGTGAAAGTAGTGCACCAAACAAACTTTCAAggataatttataaaaattctgaaaatgaaaacagaaaacagaaaatataaTGGCTACCAAACTTGACCAAAGGATtttgctcttcttttttttttactttttacattagAGATTGCGtagtgaaaaaaatatatattgggCTTAACTTTTTTAGTTTTGGATTACTTTgtctttatacaaaaaaataaaaattccttttttaagttttgttgaaTATTTGTTTGTCTAGATGAGAGAAatgcgaaaaataaaaattaatgaccaaaagttgaaaatagTGTACctaagacaaaaataataatatgaaATAGacagatattttttaattacttttttttcaagTGTGTCTATGTTTTTATAGCTTTATATTTCCTCACAtgatgaataaataattcaactaaatttaataaaaaattaaccaaaGCAAATCTTATTGAAgtacaaataaacaaataatttcaTAATAAAGTTATACCAAAATAATGTGAGAATGAGGGGTACAAGAGAAAAGTTTTAATATTTCATTTTCCTCCCATAATAAGATTACCCCATAATCTCAGATTCCCAGGGGTTAGTGGGGTGATCAAACTCCTCCTCTATTCAGGAAAGTGATTGCTCATGGATTGAGAGATCAGTAATCAGATTCCTATTTTAGCCCTTTCCAAACATTGGAATCTTAGAGTTCTGAAATCACATTTTCATTCCACCCTAAGATGCCTCTATCCAAACTCAGCCTAATACTCTGTTGCATATGGGGGAGGGTAAACGCAGAACAATCCCAAAAACAATAAGTATTGGAccacatataaacacataaacaCTTACACACGTGCACAATAAAGGTGAGCCCCACACACACTGCAGGTGCAATCAGGGGCGGACTCACGTTGGGGCACGTGAGGTCACGtgcctaaaaataaaaattgatataaaTACATAAAAGTTCCCTACAATTGTACATAACATCAACATGATGGTGTGGCTATGTGCGTTGAGAAAAGTTCATAACAACTGGGTTCGATTCCCATGCATCCCATCCcctgtttattttatatttttattctacttctttcctttattttttcatttttgttctatctctttcctttatttttctccatttttgtcctatcTCTTTgaattttcctctctctttttttattctaactctttcctttatttctccatttttgttatacctctttcctttatttttccatttttgttctacttctttcctttatttctccatttttgttctatCTCTTTGTATTTTCCTCTtaatccaaaatattatgaaaatcaaaTTTACTATATTCTTTAGTTTACTTTCTCTTGACTTTGGCATTAATTTTACAGTTGTCACCGCGACAGTTGAAAGAGTATTTTCAGTTATAAAGATTGTCAAAAATCGGTTGCGAAATAGAATGAATGATTAATATTCAATTGTTGAGCGATAATTTAGTGATATACATGcggagaaatattttttaagattgtgaACAATAGATGCCCCCAGTATATGAAATTCCTGAATCCGCCACTGGGTGCAGTGGTTTTTGCCCCTCCCTTCT contains the following coding sequences:
- the LOC131301971 gene encoding putative protease Do-like 14 codes for the protein MEIDSVSPWKRKSRGALKASDIDIDTKRAALKASPSVVSVVSYKGGKMMLPGSGTIIDCEDVNGMYTSTILTSTTLLRSSPESNTVQDDMKVNVYLADGKSFEGHVSAHDFYFNIATISITSDVALPTACLRLLDDSISLYPSDCKSNYFKLGPGDIVVAIGRSCDKTHELMVTPGKFSPESWEFGCGELFKSSCIISKSGFGGPLINRYGEVIGVNFYDEFCTPFLPVNIVSKCLRRFRENRESCQPCLGMELTNLYAASIGKLEKVISKFSTSKGVLVDEVIKGSPAEQAGILYGDVIVQCGKKEVQSFLEFYDIIWEKVRETMEVVVIRESSAARLILEVFVDETSSDKVNRWPVPKTYEASVKRIRHG